The following coding sequences lie in one Deltaproteobacteria bacterium genomic window:
- a CDS encoding PQQ-dependent sugar dehydrogenase, with amino-acid sequence MHHRESLLPLALLFCGACPGGGGDGTGADSSGSTTATDGTATLTTAGTEPTASATMTATSMTTDADSSSGGTTDGTSTTGELPCPYTPIDGMPELALVPVASGFDRPVLALGHPTEPDRLFVVEQGGNVRILEPGATTAPDDAFLSIDVVCGNNPTIGCEAGLLGFAFHPQFPTDPRVYVAYSAPDGDGAAAPTRVSEFMLADGDADHVDPTSERIVIEAAEPFGNHNGGMIAFGPDGNLYIGLGDGGDGGDTPQTGRDPSVILAKILRIDVEPDGTPDNPVACIDNPGAGVSCAQLGPFDYTIPPDNPFVDDGSFAPEIFAWGFRNPWRFAFDADNGDLWVGDVGQGAWEEVDLVVGGGDYGWSSMEGFHCFNGPCEELTEPNAVNGDGMTMPLLEYGHGPACSITGGAVYRSCEVPAWSGLYVYGDYCTGELSAAAWDGTSVTDFGAVLSTGERILGNGWNAYGDVFITTVDAPPNGPISDGLVYRLSPQ; translated from the coding sequence ATGCATCACCGTGAATCGTTGCTCCCGCTCGCGTTGCTCTTTTGCGGTGCCTGCCCCGGTGGTGGCGGTGATGGCACGGGCGCCGACTCGAGTGGGAGCACCACCGCGACCGACGGCACTGCGACCCTGACGACCGCGGGTACCGAGCCGACCGCGTCGGCCACGATGACGGCGACGTCGATGACCACCGACGCGGACTCCAGCAGCGGCGGCACCACCGACGGCACCAGCACCACCGGTGAGCTGCCGTGCCCGTACACGCCGATCGATGGCATGCCCGAGCTCGCGCTGGTGCCCGTCGCCAGCGGCTTCGATCGCCCGGTGCTCGCGCTCGGTCACCCCACCGAGCCCGATCGTCTGTTCGTCGTCGAGCAGGGCGGCAACGTCCGCATCCTCGAGCCTGGCGCCACCACGGCCCCCGACGACGCCTTCCTCTCGATCGACGTCGTGTGCGGCAACAACCCCACGATCGGCTGCGAGGCGGGGTTGCTCGGCTTCGCTTTCCATCCGCAGTTCCCCACCGACCCGCGGGTCTACGTGGCCTACAGCGCGCCCGACGGAGACGGCGCGGCCGCACCCACGCGCGTGAGCGAGTTCATGCTCGCCGATGGCGACGCCGATCACGTCGATCCGACCAGCGAGCGCATCGTGATCGAGGCCGCCGAACCATTCGGCAACCACAACGGCGGCATGATCGCGTTCGGGCCCGACGGCAACCTCTACATCGGGCTCGGCGACGGCGGTGACGGTGGCGATACCCCGCAGACCGGTCGCGATCCGTCGGTGATCCTCGCCAAGATCCTGCGCATCGACGTCGAGCCCGACGGCACGCCGGACAATCCCGTCGCCTGCATCGACAACCCCGGCGCCGGGGTCTCGTGCGCCCAGCTGGGCCCGTTCGACTACACGATCCCGCCCGACAATCCGTTCGTCGACGATGGCAGCTTCGCGCCGGAGATCTTCGCGTGGGGTTTTCGCAACCCGTGGCGCTTCGCGTTCGATGCCGACAACGGCGACCTGTGGGTCGGCGACGTCGGCCAGGGCGCGTGGGAGGAGGTCGATCTCGTGGTCGGCGGCGGCGACTATGGTTGGAGCAGCATGGAGGGCTTCCACTGCTTCAACGGCCCCTGCGAGGAACTCACCGAGCCCAATGCCGTCAACGGCGACGGCATGACGATGCCGCTGCTGGAGTACGGCCACGGTCCGGCGTGCTCGATCACCGGCGGCGCGGTCTACCGCTCCTGCGAGGTGCCGGCGTGGAGCGGCCTCTACGTGTACGGCGACTACTGCACCGGCGAGCTGTCGGCCGCGGCGTGGGACGGGACCTCGGTCACCGACTTCGGCGCGGTGCTCTCGACCGGTGAGCGCATCCTCGGCAACGGCTGGAACGCGTACGGCGACGTGTTCATCACCACCGTCGATGCGCCGCCGAACGGGCCCATCAGCGACGGCCTCGTGTACCGACTCTCACCGCAGTGA
- a CDS encoding serine/threonine protein kinase, giving the protein MATANLAPCPHCGQQHPDDVLLCPNTERLVPLEGRVLDNKFRFVRQLGEGGMGAVWKAENTLVKRTVAIKLMHVQFSRDEGVLARFRNEATAAGRIGSKHICDILDLGRSPLGPYIVMEMLNGSDFAEFIVKRGGRVEPGVVVMIVRQALIGLAAAHQKGIVHRDLKPENIFLHEPEPGRLLVKLMDFGISKFTEGENAGKTGMGVLMGTPEYMSPEQTEGAAQVDARTDIWAMGVILYWALAGRNPFVGQTLAATLMNVAAKEPPPLDQLSPHVPSGLVEIVGRCMRKKPDERWPSAHALYEVLAPYENATGAPWLPASATAIGAGVSVPPPTPTPAPGATVASTGMPPGMMPPVTGAGATAFASTPPPGMVAPPPSAMAASAPTFGTPGGPQATGPTWSNELGGAPQSAPTLGGLGSFDGVNDDRRPDRNIGGGKGVLVAVLALGVGGLAAGGWYVMKNRGQGKDVVVAADGGKTADDGGKAADDGGKAADDGKAAADDGKAATDDGKAADDGKAATDDGKAADDGKAATDDGKAADDGKAADDGKAADDGKAADDGKAADDGKAADDGGKADDGGGTGGAADDGGKASGDGGGETGGAASGGGDDGGKGDGGHDTGGGGTHPTSKGPDLKKVKLAGGKYFTKSSTGATVSEAQASAKCKGLGKFGNLTGWRLPSGGEITSLKPGGAAWVSGGKVWNGSAVVKVLAPKIDPRRPAPPPTARGTFCVTDKK; this is encoded by the coding sequence GTTCCCCTCGAGGGCCGCGTGCTCGACAACAAGTTTCGCTTCGTGCGGCAGCTCGGCGAGGGCGGCATGGGCGCGGTGTGGAAGGCCGAGAACACGCTGGTCAAGCGCACCGTCGCCATCAAGCTGATGCACGTGCAGTTCTCGCGGGACGAGGGCGTGCTGGCCCGCTTCCGCAACGAGGCCACCGCCGCCGGCCGCATCGGCAGCAAGCACATCTGCGACATCCTCGATCTCGGTCGATCGCCACTCGGGCCGTACATCGTGATGGAGATGCTGAACGGCAGCGACTTCGCCGAGTTCATCGTCAAGCGCGGTGGGCGGGTCGAGCCGGGCGTGGTCGTGATGATCGTTCGGCAGGCGCTGATCGGGCTCGCGGCCGCACACCAGAAGGGCATCGTCCACCGCGATCTCAAGCCCGAGAACATCTTCCTGCACGAGCCAGAGCCGGGGCGGTTGTTGGTCAAGCTGATGGACTTCGGCATCTCGAAGTTCACCGAGGGCGAGAACGCCGGCAAGACCGGCATGGGCGTGCTGATGGGCACGCCCGAGTACATGTCGCCCGAGCAGACCGAGGGTGCCGCGCAGGTCGACGCGCGCACCGACATCTGGGCGATGGGCGTCATCCTCTACTGGGCGCTCGCGGGGCGGAATCCGTTCGTCGGGCAGACACTCGCGGCCACGTTGATGAACGTCGCCGCCAAGGAGCCCCCGCCGCTCGATCAACTCTCGCCCCACGTGCCCAGCGGCCTGGTCGAGATCGTCGGTCGGTGCATGCGCAAGAAGCCCGACGAGCGCTGGCCCAGCGCGCACGCGTTGTACGAGGTGCTCGCGCCCTACGAGAACGCGACCGGTGCCCCGTGGTTGCCGGCGAGCGCGACGGCCATCGGCGCGGGTGTCTCGGTGCCACCGCCCACACCCACGCCCGCACCGGGCGCGACGGTGGCCAGCACCGGCATGCCGCCCGGCATGATGCCGCCCGTCACGGGTGCGGGCGCGACCGCGTTCGCGTCGACGCCACCGCCGGGCATGGTCGCGCCACCGCCTTCGGCGATGGCCGCGAGCGCGCCGACCTTCGGCACCCCGGGGGGTCCGCAGGCGACGGGCCCGACGTGGTCGAACGAGCTCGGCGGCGCACCCCAATCGGCGCCGACCCTCGGTGGTCTCGGATCGTTCGACGGCGTGAACGACGATCGTCGTCCCGATCGCAACATCGGTGGTGGCAAGGGCGTGCTCGTCGCCGTGCTCGCGCTCGGTGTCGGTGGCCTCGCAGCGGGTGGCTGGTACGTGATGAAGAATCGCGGCCAGGGCAAGGACGTGGTCGTGGCCGCAGACGGTGGCAAGACCGCGGACGACGGCGGCAAGGCAGCGGACGATGGCGGCAAGGCAGCGGACGATGGCAAGGCCGCCGCGGACGATGGCAAGGCCGCGACGGACGACGGCAAGGCCGCGGACGACGGCAAGGCCGCGACGGACGACGGCAAGGCAGCGGACGACGGCAAGGCCGCGACGGACGACGGCAAGGCCGCGGACGACGGCAAGGCCGCGGACGACGGCAAAGCCGCGGACGACGGCAAAGCCGCGGACGACGGCAAGGCCGCGGACGACGGCAAGGCAGCGGACGACGGCGGCAAGGCCGACGACGGCGGCGGCACGGGTGGCGCAGCGGACGACGGCGGCAAGGCCTCGGGCGACGGCGGCGGCGAGACCGGTGGAGCCGCCAGCGGTGGCGGTGATGACGGTGGCAAGGGCGATGGCGGCCACGACACCGGAGGTGGCGGCACGCATCCGACCAGCAAGGGGCCGGACCTCAAGAAGGTCAAGCTCGCCGGCGGCAAGTACTTCACGAAGTCGTCGACCGGTGCAACGGTGTCCGAGGCGCAGGCGTCGGCGAAGTGCAAGGGCTTGGGCAAGTTCGGCAACCTGACCGGTTGGCGTCTGCCCAGCGGAGGCGAGATCACGAGCCTCAAGCCCGGCGGAGCTGCGTGGGTCAGCGGCGGCAAGGTGTGGAACGGCTCGGCGGTCGTGAAGGTGCTCGCACCCAAGATCGATCCGCGCCGCCCGGCCCCGCCGCCGACGGCCCGCGGGACCTTCTGCGTCACCGACAAGAAGTGA